One Thermus sp. CCB_US3_UF1 DNA window includes the following coding sequences:
- a CDS encoding helix-hairpin-helix domain-containing protein → MVLGYLLAVALLGLLALWPKVAPGPGPVAVEVWAEPRFTPPPPEPISLNRASLEELEALPGIGPTLARRIVEGRPYGKVEDLLRVKGIGPATLERLRPYVRP, encoded by the coding sequence GTGGTCCTTGGCTACCTCCTGGCGGTAGCCCTCCTGGGCCTCCTGGCCCTGTGGCCCAAGGTGGCCCCGGGACCCGGCCCCGTGGCAGTGGAGGTCTGGGCAGAGCCCCGCTTCACCCCTCCACCCCCGGAGCCCATCAGCCTGAACCGGGCCAGCCTGGAGGAGCTGGAGGCCCTGCCCGGTATCGGCCCCACCCTGGCGCGGAGGATCGTGGAGGGCCGGCCTTACGGGAAGGTGGAGGACCTCCTGCGGGTGAAGGGGATCGGGCCGGCCACCCTGGAGCGGCTCCGACCCTACGTGCGCCCCTGA